In Bacillus toyonensis BCT-7112, a single window of DNA contains:
- a CDS encoding cupredoxin domain-containing protein: MSMNKWLFPLLGLFVMIVSVITLDSINVVASANVVTQPIESTKVIEVELNDDYFNPNVITIPIEETTTLLLKNKGKNEHTFTVKKLGIDVVVESGKEKNITVKPKNTGTYELICRYHLLKGMEGKVIIK, from the coding sequence ATGTCTATGAACAAGTGGTTATTTCCATTACTCGGTTTGTTTGTAATGATTGTGAGTGTGATAACTTTAGACTCCATCAACGTAGTTGCCTCAGCTAACGTCGTAACACAACCTATTGAGTCAACGAAAGTGATTGAAGTCGAACTTAACGATGATTACTTTAATCCGAATGTCATCACTATTCCGATTGAAGAAACAACAACATTGTTATTAAAAAATAAAGGTAAGAACGAGCACACCTTTACAGTGAAAAAACTCGGAATTGACGTCGTAGTTGAGTCAGGAAAAGAAAAAAACATTACCGTAAAACCTAAAAATACTGGTACATATGAATTAATATGTAGATACCATCTCCTTAAAGGAATGGAAGGAAAAGTAATAATCAAATAA
- the bshB1 gene encoding bacillithiol biosynthesis deacetylase BshB1, protein MSGLHILAFGAHADDVEIGMAGTIAKYTKQGFEVGICDLTEADLSSNGTIELRKEEARIAARIMGVKTRLNLGMPDRGLYMKEEFIREIVKVIRTYKPKLVFAPYDEDRHPDHANCAKLVEEAIFSAGIRKYMPELPPHRVESFYNYMINGFHKPNFCIDISEYLSQKVEALEAYESQFSTGSDGVKTPLTEGYVETVVAREKVFGKEVGVLYAEGFMSKKPVLLHADLIGGCK, encoded by the coding sequence ATGAGTGGATTACATATATTAGCGTTTGGTGCTCATGCTGATGATGTTGAAATCGGCATGGCGGGTACCATTGCAAAATATACGAAGCAAGGGTTTGAAGTAGGTATTTGTGATTTAACAGAAGCTGACCTTTCTTCAAATGGAACGATAGAGTTGAGAAAAGAAGAAGCAAGGATCGCAGCTCGTATAATGGGAGTAAAAACGAGACTGAATTTAGGGATGCCAGATCGTGGTTTGTATATGAAAGAAGAGTTTATACGTGAAATTGTAAAGGTGATCCGTACATATAAACCAAAACTCGTTTTTGCACCATACGATGAAGATCGTCATCCAGATCATGCAAATTGTGCAAAGCTTGTGGAAGAGGCTATTTTTTCAGCAGGAATCCGTAAATATATGCCAGAACTTCCACCGCATCGTGTGGAGTCTTTTTATAATTATATGATTAATGGTTTTCATAAACCGAATTTTTGTATAGATATTAGTGAGTACCTATCGCAAAAAGTGGAAGCATTAGAAGCGTATGAAAGTCAGTTTTCAACAGGGAGTGATGGTGTTAAGACGCCGTTAACAGAAGGTTACGTTGAAACTGTGGTCGCTCGTGAGAAGGTGTTTGGGAAAGAAGTTGGAGTCTTGTATGCCGAAGGATTTATGAGTAAGAAACCGGTTTTATTACATGCTGATTTAATAGGGGGATGTAAATGA
- the mgsA gene encoding methylglyoxal synthase: MKIALIAHDKKKNDMVSFAYAYKPIFEKHELFATGTTGLRIMEATGLVVTRYQSGPLGGDQEIGAMIAKNDMDMVIFFRDPLTAQPHEPDVNALLRLCDVYAIPLATNMASAEMLMHALERGDLDYRKLRK, encoded by the coding sequence ATGAAAATTGCCTTAATCGCACATGACAAAAAGAAAAATGACATGGTTTCGTTTGCGTACGCATATAAACCAATTTTTGAAAAACATGAATTGTTTGCAACAGGAACGACAGGACTTCGCATTATGGAGGCAACTGGCTTAGTTGTAACAAGATATCAGTCGGGTCCTCTTGGTGGCGATCAAGAAATCGGTGCCATGATTGCAAAAAACGATATGGATATGGTGATTTTTTTCCGAGATCCACTAACTGCTCAGCCGCATGAGCCAGATGTAAATGCATTACTTCGTTTATGTGATGTATATGCGATTCCACTTGCAACGAACATGGCAAGTGCTGAAATGTTAATGCACGCATTAGAACGAGGGGATTTAGATTATCGCAAGTTAAGAAAATGA
- a CDS encoding uracil-DNA glycosylase — MEYPDHIVKQVKERSTSYQLEGFLSGQGPGNPKIMLVGEAPGETEIHNGIPFSGRAGKHLMEFLERIHVTREEVYITSAVRSRPYKWREKKERNGEKIQKKYNRTPNQGEILAHAPLLDYELEHIDPPVIVTLGNIALQRLVGKNHKITDVHGELLKQPVQQLKDSCCTEFVWTEKEYSIFPTFHPASIFYNRSLLELIYEDWEKLKKYVIKN, encoded by the coding sequence ATGGAATATCCAGACCATATAGTAAAGCAAGTGAAAGAGCGTAGTACTTCGTATCAGCTAGAAGGTTTTCTAAGTGGACAAGGCCCTGGAAACCCAAAAATTATGCTCGTTGGTGAAGCACCTGGTGAAACAGAAATTCATAATGGGATTCCGTTTAGCGGTAGAGCTGGAAAACATTTAATGGAGTTTTTAGAACGTATTCATGTTACAAGGGAAGAAGTATATATTACGAGTGCGGTCCGGAGTAGGCCATATAAATGGCGAGAGAAAAAAGAACGAAATGGCGAAAAAATACAGAAAAAGTATAATAGAACACCAAATCAAGGAGAAATACTTGCTCATGCACCTTTATTAGATTATGAGTTGGAACATATAGACCCTCCTGTTATCGTTACGCTTGGTAATATTGCATTACAGCGTTTAGTCGGTAAAAATCATAAAATTACAGATGTTCATGGAGAATTGTTAAAACAACCCGTGCAACAATTGAAAGATAGTTGCTGTACAGAATTTGTATGGACAGAAAAAGAATATTCTATTTTTCCGACCTTTCATCCAGCTTCTATTTTTTATAATCGGAGTTTGTTGGAGCTTATTTATGAGGATTGGGAGAAGCTGAAAAAATATGTAATAAAAAACTAG
- a CDS encoding nucleotide pyrophosphohydrolase: MEAKTMKDMQKEVDAYIGQFKEGYFSPLAMMARLTEEIGELAREVNHYYGEKPKKTTETERSIEEELGDVLFVMICMANSLNIDLETAHNIVMEKFNTRDKDRWTRIDEGEKE; this comes from the coding sequence ATGGAAGCAAAAACGATGAAAGATATGCAGAAAGAAGTAGATGCATATATTGGTCAGTTTAAAGAAGGTTATTTCAGTCCGCTTGCAATGATGGCTCGTTTAACGGAAGAAATAGGAGAGCTTGCGAGGGAAGTAAACCATTACTACGGTGAGAAACCGAAGAAAACAACTGAAACAGAACGTAGTATTGAAGAAGAGCTTGGAGATGTATTGTTTGTTATGATTTGTATGGCAAATAGTTTAAATATTGATTTAGAAACAGCGCATAACATTGTAATGGAAAAATTTAATACACGTGATAAAGATCGCTGGACACGCATTGATGAGGGAGAGAAAGAATAA
- the dapB gene encoding dihydrodipicolinate reductase, with product MKEIKVIIAGPRGRMGHEAVLLMERTEHFNLVAAVDYKHGGEKISDLPGMPMLDTPIYADLHTCLDEVEADVLLDLTTPEVGKKHVTLAVERGLRSVIGTTGFTEEELKQLTENAKDNKVGTIIAPNFAIGAVLMMKFSQMAAKYFQDVEVIELHHDQKLDAPSGTAVKTVELIRQNRESKQQGHPNEVEQLEGARGANVDGIHIHSVRLPGLIAHQEVMFGGDGQMLTVRHDSFNRASFMSGVKLSIETVMNIDHLVYGLENIID from the coding sequence ATGAAAGAAATTAAAGTAATTATCGCTGGACCAAGAGGACGTATGGGACATGAAGCAGTCCTTCTTATGGAAAGAACAGAACATTTCAATTTAGTAGCAGCAGTAGACTATAAGCACGGTGGAGAAAAGATTTCAGACTTACCTGGTATGCCGATGTTAGATACACCGATTTACGCAGATTTACATACTTGTTTAGATGAAGTGGAAGCAGATGTATTATTAGATTTAACAACACCAGAAGTTGGAAAGAAACATGTGACACTTGCAGTTGAACGTGGACTTCGATCTGTTATTGGTACAACTGGATTTACGGAAGAAGAACTAAAGCAATTAACAGAAAATGCAAAAGATAATAAAGTAGGAACAATTATCGCTCCAAACTTTGCAATTGGTGCAGTTCTTATGATGAAATTTTCACAAATGGCAGCGAAGTACTTCCAAGACGTTGAAGTAATTGAATTACACCATGATCAAAAATTAGATGCACCATCTGGTACAGCTGTCAAAACAGTAGAATTAATTCGTCAAAATCGTGAATCAAAGCAGCAAGGTCATCCAAACGAAGTAGAGCAACTAGAAGGTGCTCGTGGTGCTAATGTAGACGGTATTCACATTCATAGTGTACGTTTACCAGGACTTATTGCACACCAAGAAGTAATGTTCGGCGGGGATGGACAAATGTTAACGGTTCGCCATGATTCATTCAATCGTGCATCATTTATGTCAGGTGTAAAACTATCAATTGAAACAGTAATGAACATTGATCATCTTGTGTACGGTTTAGAAAACATTATCGACTAA
- the bshA gene encoding N-acetyl-alpha-D-glucosaminyl L-malate synthase BshA codes for MKLKIGITCYPSVGGSGVVGTELGKQLAERGHEIHFITSGLPFRLNKVYPNIYFHEVTVNQYSVFQYPPYDLALASKMAEVAQRESLDILHVHYAIPHAICAYLAKQMIGERIKIVTTLHGTDITVLGSDPSLNNLIRFGIEQSDVVTAVSHSLIDETHELVKPNKDIQTVYNFIDERVYFKRNMSQLKKEYGISESEKVLIHISNFRKVKRVQDVVQAFAKVAKEVDAKLLLVGDGPEFCTILQIVKNLHIEDRVLFLGKQDNVAELLAMSDLMLLLSEKESFGLVLLEAMACGVPCIGTRVGGIPEVIQHGETGYLCEVGDTTGVANQAIQLLKNEEFHRNMGERARESVYEQFRSEKIVSQYEAIYYDILRDDKNGKI; via the coding sequence ATGAAATTAAAAATAGGTATTACATGTTATCCTTCTGTAGGTGGTTCTGGAGTTGTTGGAACAGAATTAGGAAAGCAATTGGCGGAACGCGGGCATGAAATTCATTTTATTACATCGGGTTTACCATTTCGATTAAATAAAGTGTATCCAAACATTTATTTTCATGAAGTGACGGTGAATCAATACTCTGTATTTCAATATCCACCATATGATTTAGCGTTAGCGAGTAAAATGGCAGAGGTTGCACAAAGAGAAAGTCTTGATATTTTACATGTGCATTACGCAATACCGCATGCAATTTGTGCTTATTTAGCGAAACAAATGATTGGTGAGCGTATTAAAATTGTTACAACCTTGCATGGAACAGATATTACTGTGTTAGGTTCCGACCCTTCGTTAAATAATTTAATTCGTTTTGGTATTGAGCAGTCTGATGTTGTTACTGCTGTCTCGCATTCATTAATTGACGAAACGCATGAGCTTGTAAAACCAAATAAAGACATTCAAACGGTATATAACTTTATAGACGAACGTGTATATTTCAAGCGTAATATGTCTCAATTAAAGAAAGAATACGGTATAAGTGAGAGTGAAAAGGTACTTATTCACATTTCAAATTTCCGTAAAGTGAAACGTGTGCAGGATGTTGTTCAGGCATTTGCTAAAGTTGCTAAAGAAGTTGATGCGAAATTGCTTCTTGTTGGAGACGGACCAGAATTTTGTACAATTTTACAGATAGTGAAGAATTTACATATTGAAGATCGCGTTTTATTCCTAGGGAAGCAAGATAATGTTGCAGAACTGCTTGCGATGAGTGATTTAATGTTGCTTCTATCAGAGAAGGAAAGTTTTGGTCTTGTTTTATTAGAAGCGATGGCGTGTGGTGTACCTTGTATCGGAACAAGGGTTGGAGGTATTCCAGAAGTCATTCAACATGGTGAAACAGGATATTTATGTGAAGTTGGCGATACAACAGGTGTGGCCAATCAAGCCATTCAGCTATTAAAGAATGAAGAGTTTCACCGTAATATGGGAGAGCGAGCAAGAGAAAGTGTTTATGAGCAGTTCCGCTCAGAAAAAATCGTCTCACAATATGAAGCAATTTACTATGACATACTAAGGGATGACAAAAATGGAAAGATTTAA
- a CDS encoding zinc metallopeptidase: MFYLIYFAIILIIPLYAQSKVRSAYSKYSQVYSTSGMTGAEVARKILDENGLYNVAVEETPGHLSDHYDPTAKTVRLSTDNYYGHSVAGTAVAAHEVGHAIQDAKDYNFMRVRHSLVPVANFGSNMSWVFVLIGVFAQMSGLLLLGIILMAAGVVFQLVTLPVEFDASKRAMQQIEALGIVSTDEYGQARKVLNAAALTYVAAAAVAVFELLRLVLIYTGMQRSDD, translated from the coding sequence ATGTTTTATTTAATTTACTTCGCGATCATTTTGATCATACCGTTGTATGCACAGTCAAAAGTACGTAGTGCCTATAGCAAGTATTCACAAGTTTATTCAACATCAGGTATGACAGGAGCAGAAGTGGCTCGGAAAATTTTAGATGAAAACGGATTATACAACGTAGCTGTAGAAGAAACGCCAGGTCATTTATCAGACCATTATGATCCAACTGCCAAAACAGTTCGATTATCAACAGATAACTACTATGGCCATTCAGTTGCTGGTACAGCAGTAGCAGCACACGAAGTAGGGCATGCGATTCAAGATGCAAAAGATTATAATTTCATGCGTGTTCGTCATTCATTAGTGCCAGTTGCTAATTTTGGCTCGAATATGTCTTGGGTTTTCGTCTTAATTGGTGTGTTTGCACAAATGTCTGGTTTATTGTTGCTAGGAATTATTTTGATGGCAGCAGGTGTTGTTTTTCAACTTGTTACATTACCAGTTGAGTTTGATGCATCAAAACGCGCAATGCAACAAATTGAAGCACTTGGTATCGTATCGACAGATGAGTACGGCCAAGCTCGTAAAGTATTAAATGCGGCAGCATTAACATATGTAGCAGCTGCAGCTGTAGCTGTATTTGAATTATTACGTCTTGTATTAATATATACTGGTATGCAGCGTAGCGACGACTAA
- a CDS encoding biotin--[acetyl-CoA-carboxylase] ligase, which produces MQSTIRKQLLQVFSEADGEFVSGQTISDKLGCSRTAVWKHMEDLRNEGYELEAVRRLGYRIAGKPDKVTANEIQLGLQTERIGRTVYFEESVESTQHIAAKLAYEGVEEGTIVVAEEQTAGRGRLSRKWHSPKGTGIWMSIILRPSIPVHHAPQLTLLAAVSVAQAIEKCTGVNVGIKWPNDILIQGKKAVGILTEMQADPDKINAVIMGIGINANQKQEHFDEEIQQIATSLAIESGKPIVRAELMQQIFLQLEKLYEEYLQNGFSVIKILWESYAVSIGKEITARTMRQTITGLAKGITEEGVLLLEDHEGKIHHIHSADIEMK; this is translated from the coding sequence ATGCAATCTACTATAAGAAAGCAGTTGTTGCAAGTTTTTTCTGAAGCGGATGGAGAATTTGTATCTGGCCAAACGATTAGTGATAAACTTGGCTGTTCAAGAACCGCTGTGTGGAAACATATGGAGGACCTTCGGAATGAGGGATATGAACTTGAAGCTGTGCGTCGATTAGGTTACCGCATTGCGGGGAAGCCAGACAAAGTAACTGCTAACGAAATTCAGTTAGGATTACAAACAGAGCGTATCGGTAGAACGGTTTATTTTGAAGAATCAGTTGAATCTACTCAGCATATTGCAGCAAAACTTGCTTATGAAGGAGTAGAAGAGGGAACAATTGTCGTTGCGGAAGAGCAAACTGCAGGTAGAGGCCGTTTAAGTAGAAAGTGGCATTCGCCAAAAGGAACAGGAATTTGGATGAGTATTATTTTGCGTCCATCGATCCCGGTTCATCATGCCCCGCAGCTCACTCTGCTAGCGGCTGTTAGCGTTGCACAAGCAATTGAAAAATGCACAGGTGTAAATGTAGGAATTAAATGGCCGAATGATATTTTAATTCAAGGTAAAAAGGCTGTAGGTATATTAACAGAAATGCAAGCGGATCCTGATAAAATCAATGCTGTCATTATGGGAATTGGTATTAATGCGAATCAAAAACAAGAACATTTTGATGAGGAAATTCAGCAAATTGCCACTTCTTTAGCGATTGAATCAGGTAAGCCAATTGTTCGTGCGGAACTTATGCAACAAATCTTTTTACAACTAGAAAAATTATATGAAGAGTATTTACAAAATGGTTTCTCTGTAATTAAAATTCTTTGGGAAAGTTACGCTGTGAGCATCGGGAAAGAAATTACTGCCCGAACGATGAGACAGACGATTACGGGGCTAGCAAAAGGGATTACAGAAGAGGGTGTATTGCTTCTGGAGGACCATGAAGGGAAAATACATCATATTCATTCTGCGGATATCGAAATGAAGTAA
- a CDS encoding YitT family protein, with amino-acid sequence MTSSLKIRNIIFILIGSAIFSFGIVNINIENHLAEGGFTGITLLLYFLFKFDPSYSNLILNIPIFFIGWKLLGRTTFIYTLIGTFSVSLFLWIFQRYDVLNLHLNLQNDMTLAALFAGAFIGIGLGIIFKYGGTTGGVDIIARLAHKYVGWSMGKTMFMFDAIVIIVSILTYLSYREGMYTLVAVFIGAKVIDFMQEGAYAAKGATIISDKNDEIAAQILSDMERGATFLKAVGSYTKVERNVLYCVVAKNEIVKLKNIITSVDPHAFVAVSDVHDVVGEGFTLDENKNPLHN; translated from the coding sequence ATGACATCAAGTTTGAAGATTCGAAATATCATTTTCATTTTAATCGGTTCCGCTATTTTTTCTTTCGGTATTGTGAATATCAATATTGAAAATCACCTTGCAGAAGGCGGATTTACCGGTATTACACTATTATTGTATTTTCTATTTAAGTTTGACCCTTCTTATTCAAACTTAATTTTAAATATCCCTATATTTTTTATTGGTTGGAAGTTACTTGGAAGAACGACATTTATCTATACACTAATCGGCACATTCAGCGTATCTTTATTTCTATGGATTTTTCAGCGTTACGACGTTCTTAACTTACATTTAAACTTACAAAATGATATGACACTCGCGGCTTTATTCGCCGGGGCATTTATCGGTATCGGTCTTGGCATAATATTTAAATATGGGGGGACTACTGGCGGTGTAGATATTATCGCAAGACTCGCTCATAAATATGTTGGCTGGAGTATGGGGAAAACAATGTTTATGTTTGATGCTATCGTCATTATCGTCTCTATTCTTACCTATTTATCATACCGCGAAGGCATGTATACGTTAGTTGCTGTTTTTATCGGAGCGAAAGTCATTGACTTTATGCAAGAAGGAGCCTATGCGGCAAAAGGAGCAACTATTATCTCAGATAAAAACGATGAAATTGCTGCCCAAATTTTATCTGACATGGAGCGCGGAGCAACCTTTTTAAAAGCTGTTGGATCGTATACGAAAGTGGAACGGAACGTATTGTATTGCGTTGTCGCTAAAAATGAAATCGTGAAATTAAAAAATATTATTACTTCTGTAGATCCTCATGCCTTTGTTGCTGTAAGTGACGTACATGATGTAGTTGGTGAAGGTTTTACATTAGATGAAAATAAAAATCCGTTACATAATTAA